One genomic window of Roseateles sp. DAIF2 includes the following:
- a CDS encoding GNAT family N-acetyltransferase: MPADLPHRRADATARPYRDAETGFAFLPLRLPQEGALLHRWFIEPRARFWLMQDKSEAEVRAAYQAMLDSGQATPYLGWRDGRAQFLAECYDPAFDRIREFYPVQPGDLGMHIFIGPAARPQPGFSRGVFFALMRFMFRHLAARRIVVEPDADNHKIHALNRSAGFVYERQVQFPEKIAALAFCTRRDFDQATAATQEHFHP, encoded by the coding sequence ATGCCGGCTGATCTGCCGCACCGCCGCGCCGACGCCACAGCGCGGCCCTACCGCGACGCCGAGACCGGCTTCGCCTTCCTGCCGCTGCGCCTGCCGCAGGAGGGGGCGCTGCTGCACCGCTGGTTCATCGAGCCGCGCGCACGCTTCTGGCTGATGCAGGACAAGAGCGAGGCCGAGGTGCGCGCGGCCTACCAGGCCATGCTGGACAGCGGCCAGGCCACGCCCTATCTGGGCTGGCGCGACGGCCGCGCGCAGTTCCTGGCCGAATGCTACGACCCGGCGTTCGACCGCATCCGCGAGTTCTACCCGGTGCAGCCCGGCGACCTGGGCATGCACATCTTCATCGGCCCCGCCGCGCGGCCACAGCCCGGCTTCTCGCGCGGCGTGTTCTTCGCGCTGATGCGCTTCATGTTCCGCCATCTGGCGGCGCGGCGCATCGTCGTCGAGCCGGACGCCGACAACCACAAGATCCACGCGCTCAACCGCTCGGCCGGTTTCGTCTACGAGCGTCAGGTGCAGTTCCCCGAAAAGATCGCGGCCCTCGCCTTCTGCACGCGGCGCGATTTCGATCAGGCCACGGCCGCCACCCAGGAGCATTTCCACCCATGA
- a CDS encoding TonB-dependent siderophore receptor, producing MSHSFSRSATLVMALSIAFGSQAVAQAETPTSIHIAAQPLGQALNELARQTGLELIVDPTLVAGREAPALSARLTPQQALERLLSGSGLTASRNAGGALVIRRAPPPGGEAQHQLPLLTARAGSAAADPDARAARRSSSGTKTDTPLLETPQAISVLTRQQLEDQKPRSIPEALNYSPGTFTGLVGSSNRYDYVALRGFKDSSVDSVLLDGMRMLSDQGSYTSMQVDPYVLERIDVVRGPASVLYGRASPGGLVVLSSQRPQFQPERELQLTLGNRQRVEGALNLAGPIDGQGVAAYRLVAMARKLDSQFQGVREERVALAPSVGLNLSSNTYLLLQAYLQRDPQGSYHSGVPADASLTSTRNGATISRHFFDGDPSVEQYRRTQRFVGYQLEHSFNNQWSFRQHLRVVAADARLRQVYGYGWASPTTLTRYFSGANESTRGHALDNQLEGRFASGALQHHLLIGLDYQKRKVDGDWSWGGAKPIDVYQPVYGDAGLNNLGGAPIDRRFEQTGLYLQDQLAWERWRLTLGGRQDWARAANRMGDAGTAAATWSGSRFTKRLGLVHLFDNGFAPYVGYADGFNPSLRNDKEGRNLQPAETRQTELGLRYQPKGSQTLLSAALYELTQDQVASRPVGAAYHVAAGKVRSRGLELEARGELSRGLNVLASYTFNDMKYLESPEGFVGKTPYQAPRQQASAWLDWSVAPGYTLGAGLRHIGSSWVDNTNQLKVPAYTLADLMLRIELDRISPALKGAQLRLSATNVADKTYIASCMSMEYCYWGDARNLSATLSYRW from the coding sequence ATGTCGCATTCCTTCAGCCGCTCCGCCACCCTGGTGATGGCCCTGTCCATCGCCTTCGGTAGCCAGGCGGTGGCCCAGGCCGAGACGCCCACTTCGATCCATATCGCCGCCCAGCCGCTCGGCCAGGCGCTGAACGAGCTGGCGCGCCAGACCGGCCTGGAGCTGATCGTCGATCCGACCCTGGTGGCCGGTCGCGAGGCGCCCGCGCTGTCGGCGCGGCTGACGCCGCAGCAGGCGCTGGAGCGGCTGCTCAGCGGCAGCGGCCTGACGGCCAGCCGCAATGCCGGCGGCGCCCTGGTGATCCGTCGCGCGCCGCCCCCGGGCGGCGAGGCGCAGCACCAGCTGCCGCTGCTGACCGCCCGCGCCGGCTCCGCCGCGGCCGACCCGGACGCCCGCGCCGCACGCCGCAGCAGCTCCGGCACCAAGACCGACACGCCGCTGCTGGAGACACCGCAGGCGATCTCGGTGCTGACCCGCCAGCAGCTGGAGGACCAGAAGCCGCGCAGCATTCCCGAGGCGCTGAACTACAGCCCCGGCACCTTCACCGGCCTGGTCGGCTCCTCCAACCGCTATGACTATGTCGCGCTGCGCGGCTTCAAGGACAGCAGCGTCGACAGCGTGCTGCTGGACGGCATGCGCATGCTCAGTGACCAGGGCAGCTACACCTCGATGCAGGTCGACCCCTATGTGCTGGAGCGCATCGACGTCGTGCGCGGCCCAGCCTCGGTGCTGTATGGCCGCGCCTCGCCGGGCGGCCTGGTGGTGCTGAGCAGCCAGCGCCCGCAGTTCCAGCCGGAGCGCGAGCTGCAGCTGACCCTGGGCAACCGCCAGCGCGTCGAGGGCGCGCTCAACCTCGCCGGCCCGATCGACGGCCAGGGCGTCGCCGCCTACCGCCTGGTGGCGATGGCGCGCAAGCTGGACTCGCAGTTCCAGGGCGTGCGCGAGGAGCGCGTCGCGTTGGCCCCCTCGGTCGGCCTGAACCTGTCCAGCAACACCTACCTGCTGCTGCAGGCCTATCTGCAGCGCGACCCGCAGGGCAGCTATCACAGCGGCGTGCCGGCCGATGCCAGCCTGACCAGCACGCGCAACGGCGCCACCATCTCGCGCCATTTCTTCGACGGCGACCCGAGCGTTGAGCAGTACCGCCGCACGCAGCGCTTCGTCGGCTACCAGCTGGAGCACAGTTTCAACAACCAGTGGAGCTTTCGCCAGCATCTGCGCGTGGTCGCCGCCGACGCCAGGCTGCGCCAGGTCTATGGCTATGGCTGGGCCAGTCCCACCACCCTGACCCGCTACTTCTCCGGCGCCAACGAATCGACCCGCGGCCACGCGCTGGACAACCAGCTGGAAGGCCGCTTCGCCAGCGGTGCGCTGCAGCACCATCTGCTGATCGGGCTGGACTACCAGAAGCGCAAGGTCGACGGCGACTGGTCCTGGGGCGGCGCCAAGCCGATCGACGTCTACCAGCCTGTCTACGGCGATGCCGGCCTGAACAACCTGGGCGGCGCGCCGATCGACCGGCGCTTCGAGCAGACCGGCCTCTACCTCCAGGACCAGCTGGCCTGGGAGCGCTGGCGCCTGACCCTGGGCGGCCGCCAGGACTGGGCCCGCGCCGCCAACCGCATGGGCGACGCCGGCACCGCAGCCGCCACCTGGAGCGGCTCGCGCTTCACCAAGCGCCTGGGTCTGGTGCATCTGTTCGACAACGGTTTCGCGCCCTATGTCGGCTATGCGGACGGTTTCAACCCCAGCCTGCGCAACGACAAGGAAGGCCGCAACCTGCAGCCGGCCGAGACGCGCCAGACCGAGCTGGGCCTGCGCTACCAGCCCAAGGGCTCGCAGACCCTGCTGAGCGCCGCGCTGTACGAGCTGACCCAGGACCAGGTGGCCTCGCGCCCGGTCGGCGCGGCCTACCACGTGGCGGCCGGCAAGGTGCGCTCGCGCGGGCTGGAGCTGGAGGCGCGCGGCGAACTGAGCCGCGGCCTGAACGTGCTGGCCAGCTACACCTTCAACGACATGAAGTACCTCGAGTCGCCCGAGGGCTTCGTCGGCAAGACGCCCTACCAGGCGCCGCGCCAGCAGGCCTCGGCCTGGCTGGACTGGAGCGTCGCGCCGGGCTACACGCTGGGCGCCGGCCTGCGCCACATCGGCAGCAGCTGGGTCGACAACACGAATCAGCTGAAGGTGCCGGCCTACACCCTGGCCGACCTGATGCTGCGCATCGAGCTGGACCGGATCAGCCCGGCGCTGAAGGGCGCCCAGCTGCGCCTAAGCGCCACCAATGTGGCCGACAAGACCTACATCGCCTCCTGCATGAGCATGGAGTACTGCTACTGGGGCGACGCGCGCAACCTCAGCGCGACGCTGAGCTATCGCTGGTAG
- a CDS encoding aromatic ring-hydroxylating dioxygenase subunit alpha codes for MNDVVRLAHLRPALTQLPVRAYFDAELFEREQELIFGQSARYIGHEKAVPQQGDWRRLAQEDGGRVLLRNAQGVELLSNVCRHRQALILGGEAGNVAGGAPASGSLGGSGGQIVCPLHRWTYNDRGELIGAPQFETKPCLNLQRFPLRQCHGWLFEGMRDPAADLGPLFARPEFDFSGHVLDHVEVHHCRYNWKTFIEVYLEDYHVAPFHPGLGRFVSCDDLSWEFGAWHNLQRVGVRQGLAAAGSEIYRDWHERLLDYRGGQAPDYGAIWVTYFPTHMIELYPHVLVLSTLYPRGPQDTLNVVEFYYPEEIAAFEPEFTRAQRAAYMETAREDDEIGERMDAGRLALLRRGVSETGPYQSPLEDGMAHFHAWYRGLMDLSPD; via the coding sequence ATGAACGACGTCGTCCGCCTGGCCCATTTGCGACCCGCGCTGACCCAGCTGCCGGTCCGGGCCTATTTCGATGCCGAGCTGTTCGAACGCGAGCAGGAGCTGATCTTCGGCCAGTCGGCCCGCTACATCGGCCATGAGAAGGCCGTGCCCCAGCAGGGCGACTGGCGCCGCCTGGCCCAGGAGGACGGCGGCCGCGTGCTGCTGCGCAATGCGCAGGGCGTGGAGCTGCTGTCCAATGTCTGCCGGCACCGGCAGGCGCTGATCCTGGGCGGCGAGGCCGGCAATGTGGCCGGCGGCGCGCCCGCCAGCGGTTCGCTGGGCGGCAGCGGCGGCCAGATCGTCTGCCCGCTGCACCGCTGGACCTACAACGATCGCGGCGAGCTGATCGGCGCGCCGCAGTTCGAGACCAAGCCCTGCCTGAACCTGCAGCGCTTCCCGCTGCGCCAATGCCATGGCTGGCTGTTCGAGGGCATGCGCGACCCGGCCGCCGACCTCGGCCCGCTGTTCGCACGCCCCGAGTTCGATTTCTCCGGCCATGTGCTGGACCATGTCGAGGTCCACCATTGCCGCTACAACTGGAAGACCTTCATCGAGGTCTATCTGGAGGACTACCATGTGGCGCCATTCCACCCGGGCCTCGGGCGCTTCGTCAGCTGCGACGACCTGAGCTGGGAGTTCGGTGCCTGGCACAACCTGCAGCGGGTCGGCGTGCGCCAGGGCCTGGCCGCGGCCGGCTCCGAGATCTACCGCGATTGGCACGAACGCCTGCTGGACTACCGCGGCGGCCAGGCGCCGGACTACGGCGCGATCTGGGTGACCTATTTCCCCACCCACATGATCGAGCTCTACCCGCATGTGCTGGTGCTCTCCACGCTCTATCCGCGCGGGCCGCAGGACACGCTCAATGTGGTGGAGTTCTACTACCCCGAGGAGATCGCCGCCTTCGAGCCGGAGTTCACCCGCGCCCAGCGCGCGGCCTACATGGAGACCGCGCGCGAGGACGACGAGATCGGCGAGCGCATGGACGCCGGCCGGCTGGCGCTGCTGCGGCGCGGCGTCAGCGAGACCGGCCCCTACCAGTCACCGCTGGAGGACGGCATGGCGCATTTCCATGCCTGGTACCGCGGGCTGATGGACCTGTCGCCGGATTGA
- a CDS encoding IucA/IucC family siderophore biosynthesis protein, translating into MNVQLAHQFAADPAAAASHLTPEVWAQANRLLLRKAIAEYAHELIVEPQALGPAADGFERYRLASDDGRSVYEFEARRLALRHWFIRAESLQRRVDGAEQALDALQFIIECRQRLGIREELLPIYLDEISSTLFGSAYKRNRPDAPSSEQLVDEPDFQRIEAAMIEGHPGFVANNGRLGFTAIDYRAYAPETGSELRVLWLAVHKEHASFASISSLSQQQLLEEELGRETLQRFTALVAAQGVDPADYHFMPAHPWQWFNKLSIAFAGYVAQRKIICLDYSEDRYTAQQSIRTYFNQSDRRKRYVKTSLSILNMGFMRGLSPYYMSGTPAINEYIKGLVDADPVLRAYGFTMLQEVASIGFRNFYYEAAIPVDTPYKKMFSALWRESPLPLLKPGERLMTMAALLHVDKDGRALLPALIRRSGLAPEVWLRRYLDVYLTPLLHCFYRYELTFMPHGENLILVLDECHAPVRAIMKDIAEECAILNLEARQGLPEKVERLAVDVPEHFKILGIFIDVFDGVLRHINQVLVEHGVCDEDAFWSTVADSVSDYQQTHPELAAQFARYDIFAPEFLHSCLNRLQLGNNVQMVNLADPASSLKMAGNLPNPIARFRRAPADARRPAPDRVPDPA; encoded by the coding sequence ATGAACGTCCAACTCGCCCATCAATTCGCCGCCGATCCCGCCGCGGCCGCCAGCCATCTGACGCCCGAGGTCTGGGCCCAGGCGAACCGCCTGCTGCTGCGCAAGGCGATCGCCGAGTACGCCCATGAGCTGATCGTCGAACCGCAGGCGCTCGGCCCGGCCGCCGACGGCTTCGAGCGCTACCGGCTCGCCTCCGACGACGGCCGCAGCGTCTACGAGTTCGAGGCGCGCCGCCTGGCGCTGCGCCATTGGTTCATCCGCGCCGAGTCGCTGCAGCGCCGCGTCGACGGCGCCGAGCAGGCGCTCGACGCGCTGCAGTTCATCATCGAATGCCGCCAGCGCCTGGGCATCCGCGAGGAGCTGTTGCCGATCTACCTCGACGAGATCAGCAGCACCCTCTTCGGCAGCGCCTACAAGCGCAACCGCCCCGATGCCCCGAGCAGCGAGCAACTGGTCGACGAGCCGGACTTCCAGCGCATCGAGGCCGCGATGATCGAGGGCCATCCCGGCTTCGTCGCCAACAACGGCCGCCTGGGCTTCACCGCGATCGACTACCGCGCCTATGCGCCCGAGACCGGCAGCGAGCTGCGCGTGCTGTGGCTGGCGGTGCACAAGGAGCATGCCAGCTTCGCCAGCATCTCCTCGCTGAGCCAGCAGCAACTGCTGGAGGAAGAGCTGGGCCGCGAGACCCTGCAGCGCTTCACCGCGCTGGTGGCGGCCCAGGGCGTCGATCCGGCGGATTACCACTTCATGCCGGCCCATCCCTGGCAGTGGTTCAACAAGCTGTCGATCGCCTTCGCCGGCTATGTCGCGCAGCGCAAGATCATCTGCCTGGACTACAGCGAGGACCGCTACACCGCGCAGCAGTCGATCCGCACCTACTTCAACCAGAGCGACCGCCGCAAGCGCTATGTGAAGACCTCGCTGTCCATCCTCAACATGGGCTTCATGCGCGGCCTCTCGCCCTACTACATGTCGGGCACGCCCGCGATCAACGAGTACATCAAGGGCCTGGTCGACGCCGATCCGGTGCTGCGCGCCTACGGCTTCACGATGCTGCAGGAGGTCGCCTCGATCGGCTTTCGCAACTTCTACTACGAGGCCGCGATCCCGGTCGACACGCCCTACAAGAAGATGTTCTCGGCCCTGTGGCGCGAGAGCCCGCTGCCGCTGCTGAAGCCCGGCGAGCGGCTGATGACGATGGCCGCGCTGCTGCATGTGGACAAGGACGGCCGCGCGCTGCTGCCGGCCCTGATCCGCCGCTCGGGCCTCGCGCCCGAGGTCTGGCTGCGGCGCTATCTGGACGTCTACCTGACGCCGCTGCTGCACTGCTTCTACCGCTACGAGCTGACCTTCATGCCGCACGGCGAGAACCTGATCCTGGTGCTGGACGAGTGCCATGCGCCGGTACGCGCGATCATGAAGGACATCGCCGAGGAATGCGCGATCCTGAACCTCGAGGCGCGCCAGGGTCTGCCCGAGAAGGTCGAGCGCCTGGCGGTCGACGTGCCGGAGCATTTCAAGATCCTGGGCATCTTCATCGACGTGTTCGACGGCGTGCTGCGCCACATCAACCAGGTGCTGGTCGAGCATGGCGTCTGCGACGAGGACGCGTTCTGGTCCACCGTCGCCGACAGCGTGTCCGACTACCAGCAGACCCATCCCGAGCTGGCTGCGCAGTTCGCGCGCTACGACATCTTCGCGCCCGAGTTCCTGCATTCCTGCCTGAACCGGCTGCAGCTCGGCAACAACGTGCAGATGGTCAACCTGGCCGATCCGGCCTCCAGCCTGAAGATGGCCGGCAACTTGCCCAACCCCATCGCCCGCTTCCGGCGCGCTCCGGCCGATGCGCGCCGCCCCGCCCCGGACCGGGTGCCCGATCCGGCATGA
- a CDS encoding ABC transporter ATP-binding protein, producing MLSAQQLEITFNPGTPIETRALRGLSLEIPSGQFVTVIGSNGAGKSTFLNAISGDQSVDRGRILIDGDEVTRLPVWDRAVRVARVFQDPMAGTCEDLTIEENMALAERRGATRFLGRAVKSSMREQFRERLATLGLGLENRLGDRIGLLSGGQRQAVSLLMAALRPSRILLLDEHTAALDPRTADFVLQLTARIVAEAKLTTMMVTHSMRQALDVGERTVMLHQGQVVLDVSGEERSRMDVPDLLAMFERVRGEKLSDDALLLG from the coding sequence ATGCTGAGCGCACAACAACTCGAAATCACCTTCAACCCCGGCACGCCGATCGAGACCCGCGCGCTGCGCGGCCTGTCGCTGGAGATCCCGAGCGGCCAGTTCGTCACCGTGATCGGCTCCAACGGGGCCGGCAAGTCGACCTTCCTGAACGCGATCTCGGGCGACCAGTCGGTCGACCGCGGCCGCATCCTGATCGACGGCGACGAGGTCACGCGGCTGCCGGTCTGGGACCGCGCCGTGCGCGTCGCCCGCGTGTTCCAGGACCCGATGGCCGGCACCTGCGAGGACCTGACGATCGAGGAGAACATGGCCCTGGCGGAACGCCGCGGCGCCACGCGCTTTCTCGGCCGCGCGGTCAAGAGCTCGATGCGAGAGCAGTTCCGCGAGCGCCTGGCCACCCTGGGCCTGGGGCTGGAGAACCGTCTGGGCGACCGCATCGGCCTGCTCTCCGGCGGCCAGCGCCAGGCGGTCAGCCTCCTGATGGCGGCGCTGCGCCCCTCGCGCATCCTGCTGCTGGACGAGCACACCGCGGCGCTGGACCCGCGTACCGCCGATTTCGTGCTGCAGCTGACCGCGCGCATCGTCGCCGAGGCCAAGCTGACCACGATGATGGTGACGCACAGCATGCGCCAGGCGCTGGACGTCGGCGAGCGCACCGTGATGCTGCACCAGGGGCAGGTCGTGCTCGACGTTTCCGGCGAGGAGCGCAGCCGCATGGACGTGCCCGACCTGCTGGCGATGTTCGAGCGCGTGCGCGGCGAGAAGCTGTCGGACGACGCGCTGCTGCTGGGCTGA
- a CDS encoding MFS transporter, with protein MSLKSLVILMTTLAVISDAILIPFYPQFFAARYGLDSAVHVGLYVAAISLAVMCTLPLWARVARRVEPLRLLVYTQFAAGCFSLACDWAPRVELFWLLSMLMFMCKSSYLLMYPYLMRLTPKEQHAATIGTLSVVVHFGAIFGAVAGGWVLQLWGPRASIYAMAAGDFFQMAVCIYLIRSGRIVPVNSGPLAVVDQAAPRRDWRHSLAILRLAMVMLVFDFSAYLIRPFFALHWQRASGSDSELLSGLAYAIPGGVALLALWLQARIRARGGRQPDHTLGNLLLGGVGLLLQAAGEPWAIALGRVLYGWALFQIIVKLEVNLFRLSTPQRYAQDYSITNFFQNLGVLLSSFAAGALVQRYGLQLPFLLAAGGFLLTALLDRLILKVPSAEQAAPAQTMEPAAHAG; from the coding sequence TTGAGCCTGAAATCCCTGGTCATCCTGATGACGACCCTGGCCGTCATCAGCGACGCCATCCTGATTCCCTTCTATCCGCAGTTCTTCGCCGCACGCTACGGCCTGGACAGCGCGGTGCATGTGGGCCTGTACGTGGCGGCGATCTCGCTGGCGGTGATGTGCACCCTGCCGCTGTGGGCGCGGGTGGCGCGCCGCGTCGAGCCGCTGCGCCTGCTGGTCTACACCCAGTTCGCGGCCGGCTGCTTCAGCCTGGCCTGCGACTGGGCGCCACGCGTCGAGCTGTTCTGGCTGCTGTCGATGCTGATGTTCATGTGCAAGAGCAGCTACCTGCTGATGTACCCCTACCTGATGCGGCTGACGCCCAAGGAGCAGCATGCGGCCACCATCGGCACCCTGTCGGTCGTCGTGCACTTCGGCGCGATCTTCGGCGCGGTGGCCGGCGGCTGGGTGCTGCAGCTCTGGGGCCCGCGCGCCAGCATCTATGCGATGGCGGCCGGCGACTTCTTCCAGATGGCCGTCTGCATCTACCTGATCCGCAGCGGCCGCATCGTGCCGGTCAACAGCGGCCCGCTGGCCGTCGTCGACCAGGCCGCGCCGCGGCGCGACTGGCGCCACAGCCTGGCGATCCTGCGGCTGGCGATGGTGATGCTGGTGTTCGACTTCAGCGCCTACCTGATCCGGCCCTTCTTCGCGCTGCACTGGCAGCGCGCCAGCGGCAGCGACAGCGAGCTGCTGTCCGGCCTGGCCTATGCGATCCCGGGCGGCGTCGCGCTGCTGGCGCTGTGGCTGCAGGCCCGCATCCGCGCCCGCGGCGGCCGCCAGCCGGACCACACCTTGGGCAATCTGCTGCTGGGCGGCGTCGGGCTGCTGCTGCAGGCCGCGGGCGAGCCCTGGGCGATCGCGCTGGGCCGGGTGCTGTACGGCTGGGCGCTGTTCCAGATCATCGTCAAGCTGGAGGTCAACCTGTTCCGCCTGTCGACGCCGCAGCGCTACGCGCAGGACTACAGCATCACCAACTTCTTCCAGAACCTGGGCGTGCTGCTGTCCTCCTTCGCGGCCGGCGCGCTGGTGCAGCGCTACGGGCTGCAGCTGCCCTTCCTGCTGGCGGCCGGCGGCTTCCTGCTGACCGCGCTGCTGGACCGTCTGATCCTGAAGGTGCCGAGCGCGGAGCAGGCCGCGCCGGCGCAGACGATGGAGCCCGCCGCCCATGCCGGCTGA
- a CDS encoding siderophore ferric iron reductase yields the protein MSALAAPQRPAPDADLARLFGLTERLLPALRGEQGVGANGAALPEPAALDALCRHWRESYPEAGAHYWALRCWGLLIWQPIYLCVIAAQLDERVPRLAGLRQPLQGGFPRGLSLPAHRPPRGRTLDERIALAGDELRPLCAEGRTLLAPRVALHRAAAERLQAECVLGALLLVHEQRPQDLTLEALPVLAQRWLARLDIAGGCGLLAYRARDGTPRVALDRKVCCHHYRRHDGEKCSTCPLLPRPARLERLLAETD from the coding sequence ATGAGCGCGCTGGCGGCACCGCAGCGCCCTGCGCCCGACGCGGACCTGGCACGGCTGTTCGGCCTGACCGAACGGCTGCTGCCCGCGCTGCGCGGCGAGCAGGGTGTCGGCGCGAACGGCGCGGCCCTGCCCGAGCCGGCCGCGCTGGATGCGCTGTGCCGCCATTGGCGCGAGTCCTATCCCGAGGCCGGCGCGCATTACTGGGCGCTGCGCTGCTGGGGCCTGCTGATCTGGCAGCCGATCTACCTGTGCGTGATCGCGGCCCAGCTGGATGAACGGGTGCCGCGGCTGGCCGGCCTGCGCCAGCCGCTGCAAGGCGGCTTCCCGCGCGGCCTGAGCCTGCCGGCGCACCGGCCGCCGCGCGGCCGCACGCTGGACGAACGCATCGCGCTGGCCGGCGACGAGCTGCGCCCGCTGTGCGCCGAGGGCCGCACGCTGCTGGCGCCGCGGGTCGCGCTGCATCGCGCGGCGGCCGAGCGGCTGCAGGCCGAATGCGTGCTGGGCGCGCTGCTGCTGGTGCATGAGCAGCGGCCGCAAGACCTGACCCTCGAGGCGCTGCCGGTGCTCGCGCAGCGCTGGCTGGCGCGGCTGGACATCGCCGGCGGCTGCGGCCTGCTGGCCTACCGGGCGCGCGACGGCACGCCGCGCGTCGCGCTGGACCGCAAGGTCTGCTGCCACCACTACCGCCGCCATGACGGCGAGAAATGCAGCACCTGCCCGCTGCTGCCGCGGCCGGCGCGCCTGGAGCGCCTGCTGGCCGAGACGGACTAG
- a CDS encoding lysine N(6)-hydroxylase/L-ornithine N(5)-oxygenase family protein — protein sequence MSQAIHDFIAIGLGPFNLSLACLVEPIEDLDGLFLERNAEFSWHPGMLIDNTTLQNPFLADLVSLADPKSPYSFLNYCKEEGKIYSYYFRESFYLTRQEYNAYCRWAAGRLSRLRFQHEVQALDYDLQAGCYVITGVRGPGRQPFALRARKLVLGVGSKPHFPRCCAGDGHRYLHSADYVAHKAQLQERRSITIVGSGQSAAEVYHDLLEGAERHGYRLSWITRSPRFFQMETTKLTLEMFSPDYIDYFYHLDEARKEHIVRQQDSLYKGVNAGLINRIYDLLDERRKRGPLNTHLITNCEIEACRHDPRADRYEIEFRQLDSGSRYAHQTEALVFATGYRENIPAFLDGIRARLRWDEQGRYRLARNYAADLNGNEVFIQNAGQHTHGMTNQDLGMSCYRNSYILRELSGVEHYKIEHRIAIQDFAIPSSADFVRIGDGAPA from the coding sequence ATGAGCCAAGCGATTCACGATTTCATCGCCATCGGCCTGGGCCCGTTCAACCTCAGCCTGGCCTGCCTGGTCGAGCCGATCGAGGATCTGGACGGGCTGTTCCTGGAGCGCAATGCCGAGTTCAGCTGGCACCCGGGCATGCTGATCGACAACACCACGCTGCAGAACCCCTTCCTGGCGGATCTGGTCAGCCTGGCGGATCCGAAAAGCCCGTACAGCTTCCTGAACTACTGCAAGGAAGAGGGCAAGATCTACTCGTACTACTTCCGCGAGAGCTTCTACCTGACGCGCCAGGAGTACAACGCCTATTGCCGCTGGGCCGCCGGCCGGCTCAGCCGGCTGCGCTTCCAGCATGAGGTGCAGGCGCTGGACTACGACCTGCAGGCCGGCTGCTACGTCATCACCGGCGTGCGCGGCCCGGGGCGCCAGCCCTTTGCGCTGCGGGCCCGCAAGCTGGTGCTGGGGGTCGGCTCCAAGCCGCATTTCCCGCGCTGCTGCGCCGGCGACGGCCACCGCTACCTGCACAGCGCCGACTATGTGGCGCACAAGGCGCAGCTGCAGGAGCGGCGCTCGATCACCATCGTCGGCAGCGGCCAGAGCGCCGCCGAGGTCTACCACGACCTGCTCGAGGGGGCCGAGCGCCATGGCTACCGGCTCTCCTGGATCACACGCTCGCCGCGCTTCTTCCAGATGGAGACCACCAAGCTGACCCTGGAGATGTTCTCGCCCGACTACATCGACTACTTCTACCACCTCGACGAGGCGCGCAAGGAGCACATCGTGCGCCAGCAGGACAGCCTCTACAAGGGCGTCAACGCCGGTCTGATCAACCGCATCTACGACCTGCTGGACGAGCGTCGCAAGCGCGGCCCGCTGAACACCCACCTGATCACCAACTGCGAGATCGAGGCCTGCCGCCACGACCCGCGCGCCGACCGCTACGAGATCGAGTTCCGCCAGCTCGACAGCGGCAGCCGCTACGCCCACCAGACCGAGGCGCTGGTGTTCGCCACCGGCTACCGAGAGAACATCCCGGCCTTCCTGGACGGCATCCGCGCGCGCCTGCGCTGGGACGAGCAGGGCCGCTACCGGCTGGCGCGCAACTACGCGGCCGACCTGAACGGCAACGAGGTCTTCATCCAGAACGCCGGCCAGCACACCCATGGCATGACCAACCAGGACCTCGGCATGAGCTGCTACCGCAACTCCTACATCCTGCGCGAGCTGTCCGGCGTCGAGCATTACAAGATCGAGCACCGCATCGCGATCCAGGATTTCGCGATCCCCAGCAGCGCCGACTTCGTCCGCATCGGCGACGGCGCGCCCGCCTGA